Proteins encoded together in one uncultured Desulfosarcina sp. window:
- a CDS encoding VWA domain-containing protein, producing the protein MKKTAYILILAIIAAGLTVSPLQADDTDIYGGGSVSVEPNVLIIFDTSGSMDTKDVPGDYYDPATTYSGTYTNDAVYIWSRTWVCDWYWWGTCWGGHYESSYSLFASDVSSLVCSDVKNDLLTEGTTTGRILDSSGGYECGGTDKTLYMGNWLNYDASSDGDMRTRTDVAKEVITNLIQNTDGVRFGLMRFNNNQGGRVVKAIQSVTGDDTYRQELIDAVNALPADGMTPLSETLAEAGLYYAGMNSWFNSYSSYSDDILTSSSTYTSPMQYRCQKNYIILMTDGSPTSDNDSKLATGSYINGDKIGDYDNDNNSGDTTSDASSDFLDDVAKYLYDNDCNPSLGSSGDSFEKQNIITYTIGFQSDQQLLQDAATNGGGEYYVANSISGLSEAFEAIISKIMEVNAVFVSPVVPVSRMNRAYAGNSLYVGFFKPQNSGRWVGNVKKYGLNSSGAILDADKLEATTDDGQIKDNARSYWSATADGQDVTAGGVGELLLDRTGESLTDSRKLYTYLGSATDLTDTSNAFSTGNTALTETILGVASTQRDSIIEDIIGDSLDWKMGDILHSQPSVVHYDFDSDGDVDESYIFVGTNGGVMHAFTDSDGEEAWGFIPQDQLGSLQVLSDSDTTHDYFVDGAPAVYEGSTSKILFFGARRGGYRYHALDVTDPEKPLYKYNVVQGILTTIDTDGNGTVDGSDANLGQSWTSPTVHTIKTGTSSTATEEVFLLAGGYDTNQDLDTPATADTMGRAVYTIDVTDGSVSALNFNAANFSGMNNCFTDAMGFDSNGDGFSNRVYAGDLAGNMWAFEDDDATPLDSNYGGDGNWSGRKLFSAGAVDSVQRKIFYAPDVTAEYGEDMIFFGTGDRADPEETGVVNRIYAIRNDWEDSSTFSTLTENDLVDVTDNLIQMGTQDEQDNAKAALDSSRGWYFELEDTGEKIISNVVVYAGVLYFTTYTPESSATTTTATDPCTSISGRGTARLYAVDYLTGAAVKDYSSETETDGDGNTVTYGKKDRSKVIGTSIASSPVIAVLAGGAKLYIGVEGGIQEEDPIEEISMHKFYWRRSSN; encoded by the coding sequence ATGAAAAAAACTGCTTATATACTCATCCTGGCCATCATCGCAGCCGGCCTGACGGTTTCGCCGCTTCAAGCCGACGATACCGACATCTACGGCGGCGGAAGCGTGTCCGTGGAGCCCAATGTACTGATCATCTTCGACACATCCGGCAGCATGGACACCAAGGATGTGCCGGGAGACTATTACGACCCTGCCACCACCTATTCGGGCACCTATACCAATGACGCGGTCTACATATGGTCGCGAACCTGGGTGTGTGACTGGTATTGGTGGGGGACCTGCTGGGGAGGACACTATGAAAGCAGTTATTCTTTATTCGCCAGCGATGTGAGTTCGCTGGTCTGTAGCGACGTTAAAAACGACCTCTTAACCGAAGGGACCACAACGGGCCGCATCCTGGACAGCAGCGGCGGCTACGAATGCGGCGGAACGGATAAAACGCTCTACATGGGCAACTGGCTCAACTACGATGCCAGCAGCGACGGCGACATGCGCACCAGGACGGATGTCGCCAAGGAAGTCATCACCAACCTGATCCAGAACACCGACGGCGTGCGCTTCGGGCTGATGCGATTCAACAACAACCAGGGTGGCCGAGTGGTCAAAGCGATTCAATCCGTCACCGGCGACGACACCTACCGGCAGGAACTGATCGACGCGGTCAATGCCCTGCCGGCAGACGGGATGACCCCCCTGTCCGAAACCCTGGCCGAGGCCGGGCTGTACTACGCCGGCATGAACAGCTGGTTCAACAGTTACAGCAGTTATTCCGACGACATCCTGACCAGTTCCAGCACCTATACCAGCCCCATGCAGTACCGCTGCCAGAAAAACTACATCATCCTGATGACCGATGGTTCCCCGACCAGCGACAACGACTCCAAGCTGGCAACAGGAAGCTACATCAACGGGGACAAGATCGGCGACTACGACAATGACAACAACTCCGGGGACACAACCAGCGACGCCAGTTCGGACTTTCTGGACGACGTGGCCAAATACCTGTACGACAACGACTGCAACCCATCTCTTGGAAGCAGTGGCGACTCCTTTGAAAAACAGAACATCATCACCTACACCATCGGCTTCCAGTCGGACCAGCAGCTTCTCCAGGATGCGGCCACCAACGGCGGCGGCGAGTACTACGTGGCCAACAGCATCTCCGGCCTGTCCGAAGCTTTCGAGGCCATCATCAGCAAGATCATGGAAGTCAACGCGGTTTTCGTTTCCCCGGTGGTACCGGTCAGCCGTATGAACCGCGCCTACGCCGGCAATTCCCTGTATGTCGGTTTTTTCAAGCCCCAGAACAGCGGCCGCTGGGTCGGCAACGTGAAAAAATACGGTCTTAATTCATCCGGCGCCATTCTGGATGCCGATAAGCTGGAAGCCACCACGGACGATGGCCAGATCAAAGACAACGCCCGATCCTACTGGTCTGCAACAGCCGACGGGCAGGATGTCACCGCAGGCGGTGTCGGCGAGTTGCTCCTCGACAGAACCGGAGAAAGTTTAACGGATAGCCGCAAGCTGTACACCTATTTAGGAAGTGCGACGGATCTGACTGACACAAGCAATGCCTTTTCCACGGGTAACACTGCATTGACTGAAACGATACTGGGTGTGGCATCTACACAACGAGACAGCATCATCGAGGACATCATCGGAGACAGCCTGGACTGGAAGATGGGCGACATCCTGCACTCCCAACCATCGGTGGTGCATTACGATTTCGACAGCGATGGCGATGTCGATGAGTCCTATATTTTCGTGGGCACCAACGGTGGCGTCATGCATGCGTTTACTGACAGTGACGGTGAAGAAGCATGGGGATTCATTCCGCAGGATCAGCTTGGCAGCCTTCAGGTATTGTCGGACAGCGACACGACTCACGACTACTTTGTCGACGGTGCCCCGGCCGTCTACGAGGGCAGCACCAGCAAGATCCTGTTTTTCGGCGCGCGCCGGGGAGGCTACCGATATCATGCCCTGGATGTCACCGATCCGGAGAAGCCATTATACAAATATAATGTGGTACAAGGCATACTGACGACTATCGACACAGATGGGAACGGTACCGTGGACGGCAGTGACGCCAACCTCGGACAGTCGTGGACTTCGCCAACCGTCCATACCATCAAAACCGGGACCAGTTCCACCGCTACGGAAGAGGTGTTTCTCCTGGCCGGCGGTTACGACACCAATCAGGATCTGGACACCCCGGCTACAGCGGACACCATGGGCCGGGCCGTATACACCATCGATGTGACCGACGGATCGGTCAGCGCCCTGAATTTCAACGCCGCCAATTTCTCGGGAATGAACAACTGCTTTACCGATGCCATGGGGTTCGACTCCAATGGAGACGGTTTTTCGAACCGGGTTTACGCCGGCGACCTGGCGGGCAACATGTGGGCCTTCGAAGATGATGACGCCACTCCCCTGGATTCCAATTACGGGGGTGACGGCAACTGGAGCGGCCGCAAACTGTTCTCCGCCGGTGCCGTGGACAGCGTGCAGCGCAAAATATTCTACGCGCCGGATGTAACTGCCGAGTATGGGGAAGATATGATCTTCTTCGGCACCGGAGACCGGGCCGATCCCGAAGAGACCGGTGTGGTGAACCGCATATACGCCATCCGCAACGACTGGGAGGACTCGTCTACCTTTAGCACCCTGACGGAAAACGATCTCGTGGATGTGACGGACAATCTGATCCAAATGGGAACCCAGGATGAGCAGGACAACGCCAAAGCCGCCCTGGACAGCAGCCGGGGGTGGTACTTCGAATTGGAGGATACCGGGGAAAAAATCATTTCAAACGTGGTTGTTTACGCCGGTGTCCTGTATTTCACGACTTATACGCCGGAATCGTCGGCAACCACCACTACGGCTACAGACCCCTGTACCTCCATCAGTGGCCGTGGAACAGCCCGGCTGTACGCCGTCGACTACCTGACCGGCGCGGCGGTAAAGGACTACAGCAGTGAAACGGAAACGGACGGGGACGGCAATACCGTCACCTATGGCAAGAAGGATCGCAGCAAAGTAATCGGCACATCCATCGCATCCTCACCGGTAATCGCCGTTCTGGCCGGAGGCGCAAAACTCTATATCGGCGTCGAAGGCGGTATCCAAGAGGAAGACCCGATCGAGGAAATCAGCATGCACAAATTTTATTGGCGCCGGTCGTCCAATTAA